From Erythrobacter sp. YJ-T3-07:
TGCGCTCGCGCTCGACCCACTTCTTGGCCTGCTTGAGCGTCATGGAGAGGCCCTTGGCGTCGAGCCGGGCGTAGATGAACGGCTTGAACAGCTCGAGCGCCATCTTCTTGGGCAGGCCGCACTGGTGCAGCTTCAATTCCGGCCCGGTGACGATGACCGAACGGCCCGAATAGTCGACGCGCTTACCCAGAAGGTTCTGGCGGAAACGGCCCTGCTTGCCCTTGAGCATGTCGGACAGCGACTTGAGCGGACGCTTGTTGGCGCCCGTGATCACGCGGCCGCGACGACCATTGTCGAACAGCGCGTCGACCGATTCCTGCAGCATGCGCTTTTCGTTGCGCACGATGATGTCCGGCGCGCGCAGCTCGATCAGGCGCTTGAGGCGGTTGTTGCGGTTGATGACGCGGCGATAGAGGTCGTTGAGGTCGGACGTCGCGAAGCGACCGCCATCCAGCGGCACCAGCGGGCGCAGCTCGGGCGGGATCACGGGGACGACTTCGAGGATCATCCATTCGGGGCGGTTGCCCGATTCGATGAAGCTTTCGACGACCTTGAGGCGCTTGATGATCTTGGCCGGCTTGAGCTTGGACTTGGTGGTTTCCAGCTCTTCCAGCAGATCGGCCTTTTCCTGTTCGAGGTCGAGGTCCATCAGCAGGTGCTTGACCGCTTCCGCGCCGATCCCGGCGGTGAAGGCGTCTTCGCCGTACTCGTCCTGCGCTTCGAGCAACTCGTCTTCGGTCATCAGCTGGTAGCGTTCCAGCGGGGTGATGCCCGGCTCGGTGACGATGTAGTTCTCGAAGTAGAGAACCCGCTCGAGCACCTTGAGCTGCATGTCGAGCAGCAGGCCGATGCGCGAGGGCAGCGACTTGAGGAACCAGATGTGCGCAACCGGCGCGGCCAGTTCGATGTGGCCCATCCGCTCGCGGCGGACCTTGGTCACGGTGACTTCGACGCCGCACTTTTCGCAGACGACGCCCTTGTACTTCATGCGCTTGTACTTGCCGCACAGGCACTCGTAGTCCTTCACCGGGCCGAAGATGCGCGCGCAGAACAGGCCGTCACGCTCGGGCTTGAACGTGCGGTAGTTGATCGTCTCGGGCTTCTTGATTTCGCCGAAGGACCACGAGCGAATACGCTCGGGGCTGGCGATGCCGATCTGGATCTCGTCGAAGGTTTCGGGCTTCGCGAGCTGGTTGGTGAATTTGGTCAGTTCGTTCATTTCTCACATCCCTTTGAGGGGAAAACAGGGGGCGGAGGGGACGGGCGACCCGCGCAGGGCCGCCCCGCCTCCCGTTATTCAGCCGCGATCTGCATGCCGTCTTCGTCGTCCTCGTCCGCGATGGACTTGAGTTCGACGTTGAGGCCCAGCGAGCGCATTTCCTTGACGAGCACGTTGAAGCTCTCTGGAATACCCGCTTCGAAGGTGTCGTCGCCCTTGACGATCGCTTCGTAGACCTTCTGGCGGCCGACCACGTCGTCCGACTTGACGGTGAGCATTTCCTGCAAGGTGTAGGCCGCGCCGTATGCCTGCAGCGCCCACACTTCCATTTCACCGAAGCGCTGGCCGCCGAACTGCGCCTTACCGCCCAGCGGCTGCTGGGTGACGAGGCTGTACGGGCCGATCGAGCGTGCGTGGATCTTGTCGTCGACAAGGTGGTGCAGCTTGAGCATGTAGATGATGCCCACGGTCACCTTGCGGTGGAAGGCATCGCCCGTGCGCCCGTCGAACAGGATCGACTGGCCGTCCGCATCCAGACCCGACTTGGTCAGCTGGGTGGTCACGTCGCTTTCGCGGGCACCGTCGAACACCGGGGTGCCCATCGGCACGCCGCGGGTCAGGTTGCCCGCCAGCTCCGCGATTTCCTCGCCCGAGCGGCTGTCGATCGAGTCGTGATAGTCCTCGCCGTAGATCTCCTTCAGCTTGTCCTTGATCACCGCAGGCGGTTCACCGGGTTCGGCATCGGGGTTCTTGGCACGCCAGTCTTCCAGCGCATCCTTGATCTGGTGCCCGAAGCTGCGGGCCGCCATGCCAAGGTGCGTTTCGAAGATCTGGCCGACGTTCATGCGCGAGGGCACGCCGAGCGGGTTGAGCACGATGTCGACCGGGGTCCCGTCGGCGAGGAACGGCATGTCCTCTTCCGGCAGGATGCGGCTGATGACACCCTTGTTCCCGTGGCGGCCGGCCATCTTGTCGCCCGGCTGCAGCTTGCGCTTCACCGCGACGAAGACCTTGACCATCTTGAGCACGCCCGGGGCGAGTTCGTCACCGCGTTCGAGCTTTTCCTTACGGTCCTCGAACTTGGCGTCGATCACCTTCACGGCGTCGTCGTACTGGCCCTTGATCGCTTCCAGCTGGGCCTGGCGATCATCGTCTTCGACCGCGAACTTGAACCATTCGTGGCGATCGACGCTCTCGATCACCTCGTCGGTCAGCTCGGTGCCCTTCTTGATGCCCTTGGGCGCGGCCGAAGCGGTCTGGCCGACCAGCATGTCCTTCAGACGGTTGTAGGTCGCCCGGTTGAGGATGGCGCGTTCATCGGCGCTATCCTTGCGCAGACGCTCGATTTCCTCGTTCTGGATCGCGCGGGTACGGTCGTCGATCTCAATCCCGTGACGGTTGAACACGCGCACTTCCACGACCGTGCCGGCAACGCCCGGCGGCAGGCGGAGCGAGGTGTCGCGCACGTCGCTGGCTTTTTCGCCGAAGATGGCGCGCAGAAGCTTTTCTTCCGGCGTCATCGGGCTTTCGCCCTTGGGCGTGATCTTGCCGCACAGGATATCGCCCGGGTGCACTTCGGCCCCGATGTAGACGATGCCCGCTTCGTCGAGGTTGCGCAGCGCTTCCTCGCCCACGTTCGGGATGTCGCGGGTGATGTCTTCCGGCCCGAGCTTGGTATCGCGCGCCATCACCTCGAATTCCTCGATGTGGATCGAGGTGAACACGTCGTCCTTCACGATGCGTTCGGAGATGAGGATACTATCCTCGTAGTTGTAGCCGTTCCACGGCATGAACGCGACGAGGCTGTTCTTGCCCAGCGCCAGTTCGCCCAGATCGGTCGAGGGGCCGTCGGCAATGACGTCGCCCTGCTCGACCGTTTCACCCACCTTCACCAGCGGGCGCTGGTTGATGCAGGTGTCCTGGTTGGAGCGCTGGAACTTCTGCAGCGTGTAGATGTCGACGCCCGACTGGCCGGGTTCGACATCGCCGATCGCACGGATGACGATACGCGTGGCATCGACCTGGTCGACGATGCCGCCACGGCGGGCGGTGATCGCCGCGCCGCTATCACGCGCCACGGTTTCTTCCATGCCCGTGCCGACCCACGGCGCCTCGGCCTTCACCAGCGGCACTGCCTGGCGCTGCATGTTGGCGCCCATCAGCGCGCGGTTGGCGTCATCGTTTTCCAGGAACGGAATAAGCGATGCACCGACCGAGACGAGCTGCTTGGGGCTCACGTCCATCAGCGTGATGGTTTCACGCGGCGCCATCAGGTTGTCGCCGCTCTGACGGGCGGAGACCAGCTCTTCCACGAAGCTGCCGTTCTCGTCGAGTTCCGCCGAAGCCTGCGCGACGGTGTGCTTCTGCTCTTCCATCGCCGACAGGTAGACGACGTCGCTGGTCACCTTGCCGTCCACAACCTTGCGGTAGGGGGTCTCGATGAAGCCGTACTTGTTCACGCGGCTGAACGAGGCGAGCGAGTTGATCAGGCCGATGTTCGGGCCTTCCGGCGTCTCGATCGGGCAGATGCGGCCATAGTGCGTTGGGTGAACGTCGCGGACTTCGAAGCCCGCACGCTCCCGGGTAAGACCGCCCGGCCCAAGCGCCGAAACGCGGCGCTTGTGGGTGACTTCCGACAGCGGGTTGGTCTGGTCCATGAACTGCGAGAGCTGCGAGGAACCGAAGAACTCGCGCACCGCAGCCACGGCGGGCTTGGCGTTGATGAGGTCGTTCGGCA
This genomic window contains:
- the rpoB gene encoding DNA-directed RNA polymerase subunit beta, whose protein sequence is MKRGTAKTGTAKRRIRKIFGDIHEVVQMPNLIEVQRESYEQFLRSDKQIDYVSGLEKTLRSVFPIRDFAGTAELDFVDYELEPPKYDTTECRQRGITYAAPMRVTLRLIVFEVDQDTEARSVLDIKEQEVYMGDMPLMTENGTFIVNGTERVIVSQMHRSPGVLFDHDRGKTHSSGKLLFAARVIPYRGSWLDFEFDAKDIVNVRIDRKRKLPVTSLLYGLGLDSEEILHHFYDTVVWQRAKDGWTIPFVAEQWRGAKPTFPLVDAKTGEEVFPANQKISPRAANKAEKDGLETLLLPSEEIFSRYAARDMIDESTGRIYIEAGDEVTPEHLEVLDAAGVDQVELLDIDEVNTGPWIRNTLKADKAENRDEGLEAIYKVMRPGEPPTKETAEALFEGLFFDSERYDLSAVGRVKLNMRLELDAEDTVTTLRKEDILAVVKELVGLKDGKGEVDDIDNLGNRRVRSVGELLENQYRVGLLRMERAVKERMSSVDVSTVMPNDLINAKPAVAAVREFFGSSQLSQFMDQTNPLSEVTHKRRVSALGPGGLTRERAGFEVRDVHPTHYGRICPIETPEGPNIGLINSLASFSRVNKYGFIETPYRKVVDGKVTSDVVYLSAMEEQKHTVAQASAELDENGSFVEELVSARQSGDNLMAPRETITLMDVSPKQLVSVGASLIPFLENDDANRALMGANMQRQAVPLVKAEAPWVGTGMEETVARDSGAAITARRGGIVDQVDATRIVIRAIGDVEPGQSGVDIYTLQKFQRSNQDTCINQRPLVKVGETVEQGDVIADGPSTDLGELALGKNSLVAFMPWNGYNYEDSILISERIVKDDVFTSIHIEEFEVMARDTKLGPEDITRDIPNVGEEALRNLDEAGIVYIGAEVHPGDILCGKITPKGESPMTPEEKLLRAIFGEKASDVRDTSLRLPPGVAGTVVEVRVFNRHGIEIDDRTRAIQNEEIERLRKDSADERAILNRATYNRLKDMLVGQTASAAPKGIKKGTELTDEVIESVDRHEWFKFAVEDDDRQAQLEAIKGQYDDAVKVIDAKFEDRKEKLERGDELAPGVLKMVKVFVAVKRKLQPGDKMAGRHGNKGVISRILPEEDMPFLADGTPVDIVLNPLGVPSRMNVGQIFETHLGMAARSFGHQIKDALEDWRAKNPDAEPGEPPAVIKDKLKEIYGEDYHDSIDSRSGEEIAELAGNLTRGVPMGTPVFDGARESDVTTQLTKSGLDADGQSILFDGRTGDAFHRKVTVGIIYMLKLHHLVDDKIHARSIGPYSLVTQQPLGGKAQFGGQRFGEMEVWALQAYGAAYTLQEMLTVKSDDVVGRQKVYEAIVKGDDTFEAGIPESFNVLVKEMRSLGLNVELKSIADEDDEDGMQIAAE